In Onychostoma macrolepis isolate SWU-2019 chromosome 17, ASM1243209v1, whole genome shotgun sequence, the DNA window CGGGCGGCACTGTATTTTGTGTGTGGAGTGTGTTTGGGACTGGTTCTCACTCTCATCGCGTTAGTGGTGCAGATCTCCTGTCGAACCGACTGCAAAACGCAACAAGCGCCCAAGAAAACCGGCAAGACCGCGGAGAGCACCAGCGACACGAGCGACAGCGACTCGGACTGGGACAATAGCTCCGACCTGTCGGCACGCCGCCACCGGCGCTTTGAACGGACGCTCGGTAACGTGTTCACCTCGGCGGAGGAGCTGGAGCGCGCGCAGCGACTAGAGGAGCGCGAGCGGATTATACGGGAGATCTGGATGAACGGACAGCCGGACATGCCGGCCACGCGCAGCCTCAACCGCTACTATTGAACTCTCTGAACCAACGAGACGCTATTACATTTTTTGGGGATACAGTTAGGGACTGAAATATGGGAAAAGCCAACACTTAATACGTTTTGGAACATCTCATCTGGTGGCACTGGCACTACTAGTGatgcatttgtgtttttgaaggTGCACtcagtacattttttgtttatgttgcGCTGATAGTAGTTTTGTACTTATACTGATGACGCCTGTATACTGACACCTGGTGGCGCGGATGAAAAAGCAACGGTTTTGGTTAGGGGTAA includes these proteins:
- the eva1a gene encoding protein eva-1 homolog A isoform X1 produces the protein MVTAFLNERQATTEEMALVSNALAAYSFIADHPERAALYFVCGVCLGLVLTLIALVVQISCRTDCKTQQAPKKTGKTAESTSDTSDSDSDWDNSSDLSARRHRRFERTLGNVFTSAEELERAQRLEERERIIREIWMNGQPDMPATRSLNRYY
- the eva1a gene encoding protein eva-1 homolog A isoform X2 — protein: MYQHTPDHPERAALYFVCGVCLGLVLTLIALVVQISCRTDCKTQQAPKKTGKTAESTSDTSDSDSDWDNSSDLSARRHRRFERTLGNVFTSAEELERAQRLEERERIIREIWMNGQPDMPATRSLNRYY